The stretch of DNA CGGCGGAATCGTGCGGGAGAAAGACGGCGAGTCGACGGGGTAGCGCTCAGTCGAGCGTCGCGAGCTCTTCCTGATACCCTTTCGGCACCCGGGAGCGCAGCTCGCCGTGGAGGTAGAGGCCGACGCCGATCGGCTCGAGTTCGCCAGCGAGCTCGTGGGCCGCGATCAGGTAGCCCCAGTCGCCGTCCCAGCGGTCGAGCTGCTGGTCGTGGCCGGCGGCGAACGCCGCCGCCTCGCCGGGGCCGAGTTCGATCACGTTCTTCGTCGCGTCGCGGGCGAAGCGCTTCACGCCCGTCGTCGTCGGCTTCCAGTGCTCCTGCCGGGTCCGGAGCACGGTGATCCCTAGCCCCTCCGCTTCGACGGGGGAGGAGAGGTCGGCGCTGAACGCCCAGATCTTCCCCGAGCCCTTCTCCCAGAACGTCACGCCCTCGAACGTTTCTGGACCGACGTCGAAGCGCTCATGCCACCAGTCGACGACCTCCTCGCGAGAGGCCCGTCCCTCGACCTCGCGGTCGTCGGGCGTCGCGGGCAGTCGGTCGAACCGCTGGCCGTCGTTCTCGCTCATCAGGCGCTCACCCCCTCATCCTCACCGCCGACCCGGAGTTTCGCGACGAAGAACCCGCCCGTGTCGTTCTGGTGGGGGTAGACGCGGTGGGCCTTCCGGAGCGAGTCGTCGAACTGCTGGCCCTCCCACTCGGTGACGCCGGGCGACGTGTCCAGCGGCGCGTCCCACTCGACCAGCTCGGCGTCGGTGGTCTCGATCGCGTGGTCAACGACGGCCTCGTTCTCCTCGGGGGCGAACGTACAGGTCGAGTACACCACCTCGCCGCCCGGGCGGGTGAGGTCGATCGCGCGCCGGAGGATCCCCTTCTGGATACCGACGAGGCTCTCGACGTGGCCCAGCGACCACTTCTCCAGCACGTCGGGGTTCTTCCGGCAGGTGCCCTCACACGAGCAGGGTACGTCCGCGACCGCACCGTCCAGCGCGTCGATCCCCAACGAGTCGAACGAGAGGTTCCGGGCGTCGTCGTTCGTCACGATCAGGTTACTGACGCCGAGCCGTTCGGCGTTGTGCCGGAGCGCCGAGAGCCGGCCGAGGTTGTTGTCGTTGCCGATCAGCACGCCCGAGTCGTCCATCAGATCCGCGAGGTGGCAGGTCTTGCTCCCCGGCGCCGCGCAGGCGTCCCAGACACGGTCGCCCGGATCGGGGTCGAGCGCGAGCGCGGGCAGCGCGGAAACCTCCTCCTGCCCGTGGAGCCAGCCGTGGACGTACGGCCACGTCGTGCCGGGCGACCCGTCGGGCAGTCGGAGCAGACGGTCGGTCCAGTCGACCGTCTCGTACGTGACTCCCTCCGCCTCGAGCGCCTCGCGGGCGCGTTCGGGGGTGGCAGCGATGCCGTTGACCCGGACCACCGAGGGGAGCGGTCGGTCGCAGGCGGCGCGGAACGCCTCGGCGTCGTCGACGAGGCGCTCGTAGCGATCGAGTGGGTTCATACCGGCGGTCGGCGGCCGCGGCGCTTGTCGGTTTCGGAGCGGGCTAGCCGTCGAGAGCGCGGCCGAGGACCGGCTCACCCTGCATCAGTCGCCACAGTCCGGTCCCGACCGCGAGCACGGCGGTGAGCACGACGCCCGTGAGGCTCCCGACGGCGGCACCGAACCACGCGAATGCGTACGTGCCGGAGACGACCTGCGGGAGCGAGTCCGGCAGCACCCAGCCGAGCGCCATCAGCAGGGCCAATCCGCCGACGAACACTGCGGCCGCCGCGGCGGCACGGACGACGGCGGCCCGATCCGCGAGCGGACCGAACCGGAACCGGCCGCTCCCCGCGGGCAGGGCGTAGCCGACGTGGGCGAGTGAGGCGCCGACGGACTGGGCGATCAGCACGAATATGACCGCGAACCCCGTCGGAACCCCGTCGCTGTTCGGCGGTGGTTCGGGAATCGTCGCACCGACGTAGATGCCGTAGCAGAACACGCCGGCACCGACGAGCAGGAGGGCGGCACGTGCGAGGCCGAAGTATTGTTTCGGGGACACGATCGGAGCATGTGGGCTGGCCGGCATAGGCTTTCTGTCCCGAACCGCGGACGGTTCTACACGGCCACAGCGGGGTGGGCCGTCACCGTGAGCCAGCGCTCGCGGCCGATCGCGAGTCGCGGCTGATTTTCACCCGTGCGTCGCGGTGTCCGTCGTCCCCAAGATGGTCTCGCAGTGGGGGCACTGCCAGACAACAGGCTCGCCCCAGTCGGCGTCGATGAACGCGCGTTCGAGCTTGCGCACTTCCCGATCGCAGGACGGACAGTTGGTCATAGTTCGGCTCCCGACCGGGACTGATTAATCGTTTCCCTCCCGGAACCCCGGGACGCTTTTGCGCTCCGGGCGCCCATACCGCCCCATGACGACGTGTATCGACGTGCTGCTGTACGACGGGTTCGACGAACTCGACGCCGTCGGCCCGTTCGAGGTGTTCCAGAACGCCGCCCGCGAGGGAGCCGACTGCACCGTCTCGCTGGTCACCCACGAGCCTCGCGAGCGCGTGGTCGCCAGCCACGGTCTCGACGTCGGCACCGACGGTACACTCGCCGATCCCGGGAAGGAGGACGCTCCGGACCTACTCGTGATCCCCGGCGGCGGATGGGCCGCGGGCGAGGGCGGCGTTCGCCGCGAGTACGACGCTGGCGACCTCCCCGAAGCGATCGCCGAGCACCACGCGGCCGGGACGACCATCGCCTCGGTCTGTACCGGCGCGATGCTGCTCGAACGCGCCGGCGTGTTGGGTGACGGCCCGGCGATCACCCACCAGTCCGCGGTCGAGGATCTCCGCGACGCCGGCGTCGAGGTGGCCGACGCACGTGTGGTCGACACCGGGCAGGTCGTGAGCGCCGGCGGCGTCACGAGCGGGATCGACCTCGCGTTGCATCTGGCCGAGCGGGAGTTCCGCACCGAGATCGCCGCGAGCGTGGCGACGACGCTTGAGTACGAGCGGACCGGCGACGTACTGGTCGCGAACTAACTTCTGACGACGCCGACCCAGACGACGACGGCCGCGGCGGTCGTGAGAACGGCGAGCGCGGCCCAGCCGACGTCGTAGCCGACCGTCTCCGCGACGGTCCCGAACAGCGGCGGCGCGAGCAGGCCGCCCGCGTTGAGTGCGGTCTGCCCGCCGGCGGTGGCGGCGCCGACCTCCGCGTCGTCGACCATCGCGGTCATCACGGCGTAGTAGACGCCCGGGAAGCCGAGCATGAAGACGCCGAGGAAACCGAACGCGGCCCACGTCGCCGCCTCCCCGCGGGCGACGACGACCGCGAGAAAGCCCGCCGTCGAGAGCGCGGCCTGCCCGGCGAGCACTAGCCCGGGGCCGCGGGTGGGCCGGCCGGGGATCCGATCGGCGAGTTCGCCGCCCGCGAGTCGACCCAGGCTCCCAGTTACCTGTGCCGTCGCGAGCACCGCGCCCGCGACGCCGGCGGTGGCGGCGACGGTGTCGGTGACGTGCGGGACGACGTAGCTGGTGGTGGTGAACACCGCGGCGCCGAGGAAGAAGCCGGAGACGAGCAGTCCGCGGTAGGCGCGGTCGTCGAGCAGCGATCGCACGTCGGGAACCGAGAGCTTCCCGCCCGCAGGCTTACCGTCGTAGCGGAGCGCCGTTACGACCGCGACGACGACGGCCAGCGCGGCGCCCACGAGGAACGCGGCCTGCCAGTCGAACCGGATGACCCCCAACACGGCGGCGGCATTACTGGTCGCGAGCCGCGTGAGGAGGATCGCCGAGACCGCGCTGCCGGCGGTGACGCCCACTTGCTTGACGTTCATCGCGAGCGCCTCCCGCCCCGGCGGCGCCACGTGCATCGCTGCGCGGTGTACCCGAGCATTACCGCGGTCACGGTCAGTCCGGTGACGCCGAGGGAGACGCCGAACCCCTCGCGGACGAACGCGGTGGCGGCGAACACGGTGTAGAAACAGAGGCTGGCGGTGAACTGCCACGCCGAGACCAGCGACACCCCGCGCCAGCTCATACGCCCACTGTGGGGCAGCCACGGAAGTGTGTACCCGTTCCGGAGACTCCCGGAGCCCAAACCGCCGTGTGTGGGCCGCTACCATACGTCTCCTCAAGATTTAACACGAACCGCAACCCAATGAACGGATGGGTGACTCACGATGACTGATTACGAACTGCCGCCGCTGCCGTACGAGTACGACGCGCTGGAACCGCACATTTCCGAGCAGGTGCTGACGTGGCACCACGACACGCACCATCAGGGGTACGTCAACGGCTGGAACAGCGCCGAGGAGACGCTGGCGGAGAACCGTGAGAACGGCGAGTTCGGTTCCTCGCCGGGCGCAATCGGGAACGTGACCCACAACGGGTCGGGCCACATTCTCCACGACCTGTTCTGGCAGTCGATGAGCCCCGAGGGCGGTGACGAGCCGTCCGGTTCGCTGGCGGACCGCATCGCGGAGGACTTCGGCTCCTACGACGCTTGGAAGGGCGAGTTCGAGGCCGCTGCCGGCGCGGCCGGCGGCTGGGCGCTGCTCGTCTACGACTCCTACAGCAACCAGCTGCGCAACGTCGTGGTGGATAAGCACGACCAGGGCGCGCTCTGGGGGAGCCACCCCATCCTCGCGCTGGACGTGTGGGAGCACTCCTACTACTACGACTACGGTCCCGCGCGTGGTGACTTCATCGACGCGTTCTTCGAGGTCGTCGACTGGGAGGAGCCGTCTGCCCGCTACGAGCAGGCAGTCGAGCTCTTCGAGTAACGACGATCACGGCGCGTGACCGACGATCGGCGACGGCCGATCGCCCGGAACGCCATGCCGTGATCGTGTCGAAGTGAACGGAGCGAGAACGCGTCGCCGTTCCGCTTTCTTTCGACGCTCGTTCGGGAGCGACCGCTCGGTCCCTGGCGGCCCGGATCGGTAGCGTTTACGCGGCTCCGTCCGAACGCGAGCGTATGCCACGCGCCAAGGAGAGCTTCGACGCGCTCCATCCGTGTGACTTCTACACGCCCGAGGAGCTCCTCGTCGAGGACCAGATGTACACCGTCTACGAGATCGCCCGGCTGCTGCAGGGGCTCGACCCCGGCGCGGAGATCGACGAGGAGACCGAGTCGGTACTGCTCGACTGGGCGATACCGTGGGTGATGAACAACGCCGACGACCTCGTCGTCGCCGACCCACCCGCGGAGGACGCGCCCGGCTACTACGGCCTCCGACGGTCCGAGGACGTGGACGAGAGCACGGACTCGGCGTAACAGTTTCCTCCCCCTGCCGCGTTGGGGGTGAAACGGGTCTTTGGCGTCGGTAGGAACAGCCCGACGACGTCCACTCCTCCCCGTTCGCCTACTCGCCGAACAGCGACTCGTACTGCTCTCGCACTGAGCGTGCGCCCCGTCGGAGGTAGCCGATGTCGGTGCCGGCGATGAGGTAGTCGACGCCGCGGTCGTGCCACGTGTCGATCTGGTCGGGGCCGGTCGCGAGCGTCCCCACGGGGACGCCCGCGGCCTCGCCGGCCGCGAGCACGCGGTCGAACGCCTCCCGGAACTCGGGGTCGTCGTACTCGCCGAAGCAACTGAGGTTCGCCGAGAGGTCGGCGGGGCCGACGAACAGCGTGTCCACGCCGTCGACACGGGCGATCGCCTCGGCATGTTCGACGCCCGCAGGAGTCTCGATCTGGGGCAGCACCGCGACGGCGTCGTTGGCCGACTCGAAGTACGCCCCGGTGTGGGCGCCGTAGCCGTTGGCCCGGCTCCCGGCGACACCCCGGTCGCCCTCCGGCGGGTAGCGGGCGGCGGCGACCAGCGACTCGGCCGCGGCGGCGCTCTCGATCTTCGGCGCCATCACGCCCGCGGCGCCGAGATCCAGCGCGCGCTTGACCTGCGTGGCGTCGTTCTCGGGCACCCGGACCACCGTGTCGGTGTCGCCGGCGGCGTCGACGGCCCGGACGAGTTCGCCGGCGCTCTCGACCGACAGCGGCGTGTGTTCGGTGTCGACGACGACGAAGTCGAACTCGAGGCCGCCGGCGACCTCCGCGGCGGCCGGCGAGCCGAGCGACACCCAGCTCCCGACCGGCGAACCGTCGGCGGCAAGGCGATCCCGGAGCTCCATCCCGTCGGTACGCACGTCGTTACTCATACGGACATCGCGTCGGCGAGCGGCAAAAGTCGGCAGGGTTCCGGTCAGTACAGTCGCTAGCCGTCCGAACGGAACGTGAGAATGGCCGGGGCGGGCTCCGAACCCGCGATCTCCGCATGACCCAGGTTCGAGGCTCGGCGGGCCCCGTGGGCTGCGGATGGTTCCTAGGCGTACCGCACCGAATCTCGATACCCTATGAGTGCGGCGCTATGTCCAGCTAAGCCACCCGGCCGCACTCCTCCGTAGTCCCATGTCGAACTTAAGCCCTCCCATCTCCGTCGGCGGATCGACCGGGTCGGATTTATGCCCACGGGCGTGAACGACTACCCATGACCCTGCCGGAGACCGTCACGGACCACCTCGACGGCGAGGAGCCGGTCGCGGAGGTCGACCTCGGCGGCGAGGATCGACTGTTGGTCACGCCGACCCGAACGCTCGTCTACCGCGCGGAGGGGCTGCTTTCCGACGAGACCGTCGAGGCGTACCCCCACGACGCCGAGCGCATCACGCTCACCACGAGCCGCCGGAAGGCGAAGCTCACCCTCGACTACGGCCTCGACGGCGAGGAGACGCTCTCGGTGCCGAAGGCGAAGATCGACGAGGTGCTCCACCCGCTGCTCGCCGGGGTGCTCGACGCAAACGGGATCACCGACCCCGGCGAGACCGTCAAGCGGACGTTCCGGTTTTCGGAGCTCACCCTGATCGTCACCGACGAGCGCGTCGTCAAGCACATCGGACAAGCCCTCTGGGACGAGGAGTTCGAGGAGTACCCTTTCGAGAACGTCACCGATCTCGCGTTCGAGCCCGGCAACGTCGCGACCAGCGTCGTCCTCACCCACGACGGCCGGCAGGAGCGGTTCAAGGCGCCGAACGACGACGCTCGCGCGGTCGAGGCGGCGATCACCGACGCGCTGCTCTCCTACCACGACGTTCGTGACCTCGACGAACTCCGGGCGGAGACCGCCGACGAGGAGGTGGACGACGCCGACAGCGAGGCCGGCGAGGACTCGCCGTTCGGCGAAGGTCCAGAACTGTTCGGCGAGGAGGAGTCAGTCGCGACGGAGACCGACCCCGACGACCAGTCCGAAGACGGTGTGTCCGACTCGGACGACGACACCGACCAACTCATTCGGCAGGTCGAGGAAGCCACCGACGACGAGCCCGCGGAGGGACCCACCCACGCCGATGTCGGCTCTCCCGGAGACGAAACTCCCGATACCGCCAACCTCGCGGCCGAGATCGACGAGCTCCGCGACGCCGTCGAGAGCCAGCAGGCCGAGCTCGAACGACAGAACGACCTGATCGAACAGTTGATCGAAGAGCTCCGGCAGGGCCGCTAGGGCTCCTCGCCGCGCTGATAGGCGTCGATCGCCGGCTCGTACCCCTCGTACACCGACGGGTACTGTGGCTCGTACCCCAGTTCGAGCAGCCGGTCGTTCCGACAGCGCTTCTGACTCGCGACCCGCAGCGACGCCGGCCCGTCCAGCCCGTCTAGCCGCTCCTCGACGGTCAGTTTCTCCGGCGCCGGCACGCCACAGCGCTCGGCCAGCCAGTCGGCGAACTCCCAGCGGTCCACGGGCGTGCCGTCGCAGACGAGTATGGTCTCCTCCCGTGCCACGTCCTCGGTCAGGAACCACGCCAGTGCGCCCGCGGCGTCGTCACGATGGACGGAGTTCCGCCAGCCTGCGGTCACCGAGTCGAGGTAGGCGTCGATCCGGTAGCGCCCGGGCCCGTAGAGCCCGGCGAACCGGGCGACGGTGCAGTCGATGTCGCTCCGGTGGACGATCGCTTCCGTCTCGGCGATCACGGTCGCCTTCGGCCGCTCCGGGTCGATCGCCGTGGACTCGTCGACCCAGTCGCCGCCGTGGTCGCCGTAGACCCCGGTCGTGGAGGTCAGAAACAGTCGATCCGGCGGCGACTCGCGCCCCTCGAACTCGGAAACGATCGTGCGGAGCCCGTCGACGTACAGCGCTCGCGCCTCCGCGACGCTGCCGCGCCCCGCCGAGGCCGCGAACACCAGCGCGTCGGCGTCGGGCAGCGCCGAGATGGCATCCGGGTCGGTCAAATCCCCTCGAACGGGCTCGATCCCCTCTGCCGAGAGGCTATCGGCGCTGGACTTCGATCGAACGACACCGGTCACGTCGTGGCTGGCGTCGAGCAGCCGCCGGCCGAGTTCGCGGCCGACGTAGCCACAGCCGAGGACGAGAACGTGCATCAGCGTCGGCCGTCGATGTACGCCTGGATCGCGGCGAACTGTTCGAGCGTGGTCGGGAGTCGTCCCTCGATCGCCTGCTGGATCTCCTTCCCGTCGAGCTCGATGTCGGTCTCCCGGGCGACGGTGTCCACGTCGACGACCGCGGTGGTCATCCCCATCAGGACGTGGTCGCGGGCCTCCCACGCGATGTCCTCGGCGTCGGGGGCACCCTCCGTCAGTGCCAACACCTCCGCCGCCTCCTCGACGGTGAGTTCGGGTTGTTCGCCCTCGCCGATCGCTTCGACGGTCGCCCGGTCGAGGCCGGTTCCCCCCACGACGGTGTCGACCCCCAGTTCGGCGACGGCCGTCGCGAGCTCCTCGAAGTAGGCGGCGTGGAACGCTGCCGGCGACGCCTCGCCGTCGGCCTCGACTGCGTCGTACAGCATTACCCGTAGGTCGGCGGTCGCGGGGCAAAACCGTTGTTACTCCGGATTGTCGGTCGCTTTGCACGACTCGTCCCCGTCGACACCCGGGCAGGGCCACCCCGGCGACTGCTCGTCGCGGTTCCCGTCCACGTCGCCGACGCCGGGCATCCCCGGCGGCACGACCGCGACGACGGTGGTCGACGCCTCGAAGTCGACACGTTTCCCCCGCCCGACCCGCTCGGCACGGCCATCCCTGTCAACGTCTAGGTGGGCCACGGTCCCGTCCCTGACGTACCGAACTGTCCCACTGCCGCCGTCGGGGGCGACCCCTCGTGCCCGGAGGGCGAAGCGCTGGTACTCCCCGCGGACAGTGACGCTCCAGGCGTTCACCGTCGCGATCCAGCTGTACGGCGGCGGCGCGACGGGCATCCCAGCCGGCAGCCGGGAGGCGCCGGTCAGCCTCCGGGTCGCTTTCGCGCTGGCGTTTTCCAGCGTTCCACTCAGCTCCGTCTGGGCAGTGTCCCGGGCCACCTGCTGCACCATCGATGCGGTGCGGTTGGTCGTCGCCGCGGGGACGCCGACCGCCCGCTCGGCGCTGAGTTCGCGGAGCCGTACCCGAACTCGGACGCCCGCCTCGTCGGCCGTCGCCCGGTCGACACCGCGGGCCGCCAACGCGGCGGCGAACGGCGGAACGTAACTGCCGTTAGCCATCGCCTGCCCCCGGTGGCCCAGGGTCGGCCACCGATCGCGAGCGTCGACGACGGCCGCTCGACACGTCGATCGTTCCACGCCGGTTCCGTTCGTCGCGGCGGCACAGACAGCCCGCTCCGCTTCTTGGACCGAGTTTCCGACGGCAGCGGCCAGTTCGTCGCGGTTCGCGGCGAGCGCAGCCGACTCCTCGGACTGGTTCTCTGGGCTCGTCACGACAGTCCGGTTCGCCGCGATCAGCGTCCCGGCGGCGGCGTCGAGGCTGACCTGCCGGCTGCCGCCACCCAGCAGCGTGTCGACGATCCCGGAGGCGGCGTCCCCGTACGGGAGCGCGATCCAGTTCGTCGTCCGCGCGGTCAAGGGGTGGGCTGACTCCCCGGCCGGCACGCTGGGCACCTGCCCGTGATCGACCGACTGGAGGGTGAGATACCCCGGGGAGGCGTCGGGCGTAATCACGATGTCGTCGTCCGACCTCCCCGAGTCGGTGTAGGCGTCGCTCGGCCGTCCCTCCGAACGGCCGCGTCCGAGTTCGATCAGTTCCGAGAGCCCGGCGGTCGCCCGGTCCCCGAGTTCGTCTTGGTAGTCGACGTTCCGGTCTCTGGTGTCGGCGGCGCGCGCGTCCAGTTCCGCGAGCACGCGGTCGAGGTACGCCGCGCGGGCGGCGACTCGCGCCCTGTCGGCGGCGCCGTCGTACGTCGCCGGCGCGTCGAGCAGTTCGTCCCGACGCTCACGAAGCGCCGCTGCCAGCTGAGCGCGGGCGTTCGCATCGCCGCTGGCGACCGCCGTCCGTGGAATCGACACCGAGACGTTCGCGACTTCGCGGCGGAGCTCTCGCAGGTCGGCGGTGATCCACGTGTCGATCCCACCCGGTCGCCTCCCGGTGATGGTCCGGCTCCGAACGAGCGTATCTCCGCCGCCCGCCGCGACCCGTTCGGCCACGGTGTCGGCGCCGCCGTTGGCGTCGAGAACCGCCTCGGCTGCCCGTTCGCGTGCGCCGTCGAGGTTCGGGCCGTCGAGCGCACCGCCGGGTTCGAACAGCGGTTCAGTCAGCCGGTCGGGCGCGGCGTCGTCTGGGTCGTACGCCGCGGTCGCGCGTACCGCGACGCGGGCGGTCTCGGTCCACTCGGCGCTTGTCGTTCGAACCGTCCCGTTCCGGCGCCAGTGCCGCTCGACCGTGTGGTGGGTCGTCACGTCCAGCACCCTGTCGACGACGGCCTCGGTGGAACCGGCCGGCGCGTCCTCGACGGTTCTGACGACCGTTCGCTCGCTCGTCTCCTCGTCTACCAGCGTCCAGTCGCGTAGCCGTGGCTCTGGCCTCGATTCGATCGCTCGACTGCGAACCGTGACCCGGAGTTGGCCTCGAACGCGGTAGCTCCCGGCGGTCGACACGTCGTCGATCGAACCGAGGAACGCCCGATCGGCAGCGGCGTCCGGGGAGGCGTTGATCGGTGGATCGTCCGGTCGGCGTGGGGCGAACTCGCCCGGCGCCGGCTCGCTCGTGGCGCCGCCGACGGCGTTGGGGTTCACGAACGCCTTCGTCACGGCCGCGGCGTCGCCGTGGCGACCGCCGAGCACGTCGAGGACGCCGACCTTCACCGTCGCTACGTCCATCGCGCGTGCGCCGGCTGGATCGTGGCGCCCGAACGCGGCGCGCTGCTGGGCGAGCACTGCAGCGTTGGTCGAGAGTTCGACGTGGCGGTTCCCGAGCACGTTCCGAATCGGCGTGCCGGCGTAGCGACCGTAGCCCCGCGCCATGGCCACCGCGGTCAGGCGAGTCGTCAGCCCTCGGGCGAGCCCCGGCCCGGCGAGCGCACCGCGGTTCAGCCGCCGCTCGTACGTGCTGGCCCGTCG from Halolamina sediminis encodes:
- a CDS encoding SDR family oxidoreductase; its protein translation is MHVLVLGCGYVGRELGRRLLDASHDVTGVVRSKSSADSLSAEGIEPVRGDLTDPDAISALPDADALVFAASAGRGSVAEARALYVDGLRTIVSEFEGRESPPDRLFLTSTTGVYGDHGGDWVDESTAIDPERPKATVIAETEAIVHRSDIDCTVARFAGLYGPGRYRIDAYLDSVTAGWRNSVHRDDAAGALAWFLTEDVAREETILVCDGTPVDRWEFADWLAERCGVPAPEKLTVEERLDGLDGPASLRVASQKRCRNDRLLELGYEPQYPSVYEGYEPAIDAYQRGEEP
- a CDS encoding DUF5791 family protein, encoding MLYDAVEADGEASPAAFHAAYFEELATAVAELGVDTVVGGTGLDRATVEAIGEGEQPELTVEEAAEVLALTEGAPDAEDIAWEARDHVLMGMTTAVVDVDTVARETDIELDGKEIQQAIEGRLPTTLEQFAAIQAYIDGRR
- a CDS encoding DUF5827 family protein, with the translated sequence MPRAKESFDALHPCDFYTPEELLVEDQMYTVYEIARLLQGLDPGAEIDEETESVLLDWAIPWVMNNADDLVVADPPAEDAPGYYGLRRSEDVDESTDSA
- a CDS encoding DUF7286 family protein — its product is MSFADDDRGRIPFALVGVLLLLGASVYATGVADRTHPSIERPAAAAMDGVTRDARPALRMAVRDAARESAGTPVTAPADTAAGRALNDSRPFVDALRLRIAVAARESVSELARERGGVRATVDLPPIDGSTASLRRAKSDIGITAVDGGAAMRVTIRNLTVRARDGDRTIAQRRRNVTFTVETPVLALHRRASTYERRLNRGALAGPGLARGLTTRLTAVAMARGYGRYAGTPIRNVLGNRHVELSTNAAVLAQQRAAFGRHDPAGARAMDVATVKVGVLDVLGGRHGDAAAVTKAFVNPNAVGGATSEPAPGEFAPRRPDDPPINASPDAAADRAFLGSIDDVSTAGSYRVRGQLRVTVRSRAIESRPEPRLRDWTLVDEETSERTVVRTVEDAPAGSTEAVVDRVLDVTTHHTVERHWRRNGTVRTTSAEWTETARVAVRATAAYDPDDAAPDRLTEPLFEPGGALDGPNLDGARERAAEAVLDANGGADTVAERVAAGGGDTLVRSRTITGRRPGGIDTWITADLRELRREVANVSVSIPRTAVASGDANARAQLAAALRERRDELLDAPATYDGAADRARVAARAAYLDRVLAELDARAADTRDRNVDYQDELGDRATAGLSELIELGRGRSEGRPSDAYTDSGRSDDDIVITPDASPGYLTLQSVDHGQVPSVPAGESAHPLTARTTNWIALPYGDAASGIVDTLLGGGSRQVSLDAAAGTLIAANRTVVTSPENQSEESAALAANRDELAAAVGNSVQEAERAVCAAATNGTGVERSTCRAAVVDARDRWPTLGHRGQAMANGSYVPPFAAALAARGVDRATADEAGVRVRVRLRELSAERAVGVPAATTNRTASMVQQVARDTAQTELSGTLENASAKATRRLTGASRLPAGMPVAPPPYSWIATVNAWSVTVRGEYQRFALRARGVAPDGGSGTVRYVRDGTVAHLDVDRDGRAERVGRGKRVDFEASTTVVAVVPPGMPGVGDVDGNRDEQSPGWPCPGVDGDESCKATDNPE
- a CDS encoding MFS transporter, with translation MHVAPPGREALAMNVKQVGVTAGSAVSAILLTRLATSNAAAVLGVIRFDWQAAFLVGAALAVVVAVVTALRYDGKPAGGKLSVPDVRSLLDDRAYRGLLVSGFFLGAAVFTTTSYVVPHVTDTVAATAGVAGAVLATAQVTGSLGRLAGGELADRIPGRPTRGPGLVLAGQAALSTAGFLAVVVARGEAATWAAFGFLGVFMLGFPGVYYAVMTAMVDDAEVGAATAGGQTALNAGGLLAPPLFGTVAETVGYDVGWAALAVLTTAAAVVVWVGVVRS
- a CDS encoding DUF7122 family protein yields the protein MSENDGQRFDRLPATPDDREVEGRASREEVVDWWHERFDVGPETFEGVTFWEKGSGKIWAFSADLSSPVEAEGLGITVLRTRQEHWKPTTTGVKRFARDATKNVIELGPGEAAAFAAGHDQQLDRWDGDWGYLIAAHELAGELEPIGVGLYLHGELRSRVPKGYQEELATLD
- a CDS encoding HpcH/HpaI aldolase family protein — encoded protein: MSNDVRTDGMELRDRLAADGSPVGSWVSLGSPAAAEVAGGLEFDFVVVDTEHTPLSVESAGELVRAVDAAGDTDTVVRVPENDATQVKRALDLGAAGVMAPKIESAAAAESLVAAARYPPEGDRGVAGSRANGYGAHTGAYFESANDAVAVLPQIETPAGVEHAEAIARVDGVDTLFVGPADLSANLSCFGEYDDPEFREAFDRVLAAGEAAGVPVGTLATGPDQIDTWHDRGVDYLIAGTDIGYLRRGARSVREQYESLFGE
- a CDS encoding DJ-1/PfpI family protein translates to MTTCIDVLLYDGFDELDAVGPFEVFQNAAREGADCTVSLVTHEPRERVVASHGLDVGTDGTLADPGKEDAPDLLVIPGGGWAAGEGGVRREYDAGDLPEAIAEHHAAGTTIASVCTGAMLLERAGVLGDGPAITHQSAVEDLRDAGVEVADARVVDTGQVVSAGGVTSGIDLALHLAEREFRTEIAASVATTLEYERTGDVLVAN
- a CDS encoding RsmB/NOP family class I SAM-dependent RNA methyltransferase: MNPLDRYERLVDDAEAFRAACDRPLPSVVRVNGIAATPERAREALEAEGVTYETVDWTDRLLRLPDGSPGTTWPYVHGWLHGQEEVSALPALALDPDPGDRVWDACAAPGSKTCHLADLMDDSGVLIGNDNNLGRLSALRHNAERLGVSNLIVTNDDARNLSFDSLGIDALDGAVADVPCSCEGTCRKNPDVLEKWSLGHVESLVGIQKGILRRAIDLTRPGGEVVYSTCTFAPEENEAVVDHAIETTDAELVEWDAPLDTSPGVTEWEGQQFDDSLRKAHRVYPHQNDTGGFFVAKLRVGGEDEGVSA
- the sod gene encoding superoxide dismutase; the encoded protein is MTDYELPPLPYEYDALEPHISEQVLTWHHDTHHQGYVNGWNSAEETLAENRENGEFGSSPGAIGNVTHNGSGHILHDLFWQSMSPEGGDEPSGSLADRIAEDFGSYDAWKGEFEAAAGAAGGWALLVYDSYSNQLRNVVVDKHDQGALWGSHPILALDVWEHSYYYDYGPARGDFIDAFFEVVDWEEPSARYEQAVELFE
- a CDS encoding DUF7115 domain-containing protein, which translates into the protein MTLPETVTDHLDGEEPVAEVDLGGEDRLLVTPTRTLVYRAEGLLSDETVEAYPHDAERITLTTSRRKAKLTLDYGLDGEETLSVPKAKIDEVLHPLLAGVLDANGITDPGETVKRTFRFSELTLIVTDERVVKHIGQALWDEEFEEYPFENVTDLAFEPGNVATSVVLTHDGRQERFKAPNDDARAVEAAITDALLSYHDVRDLDELRAETADEEVDDADSEAGEDSPFGEGPELFGEEESVATETDPDDQSEDGVSDSDDDTDQLIRQVEEATDDEPAEGPTHADVGSPGDETPDTANLAAEIDELRDAVESQQAELERQNDLIEQLIEELRQGR